One Deinococcus sp. LM3 genomic region harbors:
- a CDS encoding DMT family transporter, whose amino-acid sequence MSVQARGVVLLVLVTCLWGSTFAVVKTLGETLPPAVLIAWRFLIAAVALLPLLLWRPGRAPSAAPRAAGAPGGWRESGLWRDGAVLGAWLIAGYGTQTIALQTTSANRAAFFTALSVVLVPVWLVFAQRRRMPALLWTALPLAVAGLALLSWEGGALVVGDAWALACAVTYAGFIVTLERMAHRHAALPFTLVQVLTVTVLAWVWAALSAPGQLWPPAGAWAPLLYLGVAATAATTLMQTVGQRTVSAANASLIYALEPVTATLFSFLLIGERVGLRGALGGLLVVVATVLSQRSDEPHPETPAVQAS is encoded by the coding sequence ATGTCGGTTCAGGCGCGTGGTGTGGTTCTACTGGTTCTGGTGACGTGCCTGTGGGGAAGTACCTTCGCGGTCGTCAAGACGCTCGGCGAGACGTTGCCCCCGGCAGTGCTGATCGCGTGGCGGTTCCTGATCGCGGCGGTGGCGTTGCTGCCGCTGCTGCTGTGGCGGCCGGGCCGGGCGCCCAGCGCCGCGCCGCGCGCTGCGGGGGCGCCGGGAGGGTGGCGGGAGTCGGGGCTGTGGCGGGACGGGGCGGTCCTGGGCGCGTGGCTGATCGCCGGGTACGGCACGCAGACGATTGCCCTGCAGACGACCAGCGCCAACCGCGCGGCGTTCTTCACGGCCCTCAGCGTGGTGCTGGTGCCGGTGTGGCTGGTGTTCGCGCAGCGCCGCCGGATGCCCGCGCTGCTGTGGACGGCGCTGCCGCTGGCCGTGGCGGGACTGGCCCTGCTGTCCTGGGAGGGCGGCGCGCTGGTGGTCGGGGACGCCTGGGCGCTGGCGTGCGCGGTCACGTACGCGGGGTTCATCGTGACGCTCGAACGCATGGCGCACCGGCACGCGGCGCTGCCGTTCACGCTCGTGCAGGTGCTGACGGTCACGGTCCTGGCGTGGGTGTGGGCGGCCCTGTCGGCGCCGGGGCAGCTGTGGCCACCGGCCGGCGCGTGGGCGCCGCTGCTGTACCTGGGCGTGGCTGCCACGGCCGCCACGACGCTCATGCAGACGGTCGGGCAGCGGACGGTCAGCGCCGCGAACGCCAGCCTGATCTACGCGCTGGAGCCGGTCACGGCCACCCTGTTCAGTTTCCTGCTGATCGGTGAGCGGGTGGGCCTGCGCGGCGCGCTGGGCGGGCTGCTGGTCGTCGTGGCGACCGTGCTGAGCCAGCGCTCGGACGAGCCGCACCCGGAAACGCCAGCCGTGCAGGCCAGCTGA
- a CDS encoding serine hydrolase has protein sequence MTRGRGEDHVAGALDAFQAALRGAGFAGTVGLWVGTPQGEALATLNVDRVFPAASTIKVPLLVMALQAAQRGDLSLDGRVTLSAQDRVPGAGVLHELGAGLALSWQDVLTLMIIVSDNTATNLTIGWLGVGAVNGWLGAHGLNGTRLVGKLQLPPDQRNEAQRRGERNATTAADQARLLRLLLGGDLLDPPHTALALSILGRQQYRDLIGRGVPAYPDGTPLYRVASKSGELTGVHHDVGVIFTPRPLVVALLSEGGQDPREHPENRDVTALASALWPLLADLGKVPVADRAGGHLTAR, from the coding sequence ATGACGCGGGGCAGGGGAGAGGATCACGTGGCCGGGGCGCTGGATGCCTTCCAGGCGGCGCTGCGTGGGGCCGGGTTTGCCGGCACGGTGGGCCTGTGGGTGGGCACGCCGCAGGGCGAGGCGCTGGCCACCCTGAACGTGGACCGGGTGTTCCCGGCCGCCAGCACGATCAAGGTGCCGTTGCTGGTCATGGCGTTGCAGGCCGCCCAGCGCGGCGACCTGAGCCTGGACGGCCGCGTGACCCTGAGCGCACAGGACCGCGTGCCGGGCGCGGGTGTGCTGCACGAACTGGGGGCCGGGCTGGCGCTGTCCTGGCAGGACGTGCTGACCCTGATGATCATCGTCAGTGACAACACCGCCACCAACCTGACCATCGGGTGGCTGGGCGTGGGCGCCGTGAACGGCTGGCTGGGCGCGCACGGCCTGAACGGCACGCGGCTGGTCGGGAAGCTGCAACTGCCGCCCGATCAACGCAACGAGGCGCAGCGGCGCGGGGAACGCAACGCCACGACCGCAGCGGATCAGGCGCGGCTGTTACGCCTCCTGCTGGGCGGCGACCTGCTCGACCCGCCGCACACGGCCCTGGCCCTGAGCATTCTGGGCCGCCAGCAGTACCGCGACCTGATCGGCCGTGGCGTTCCGGCCTACCCGGACGGCACGCCCCTGTACCGCGTGGCCAGCAAGAGCGGCGAATTGACCGGCGTGCACCATGACGTGGGTGTGATCTTCACGCCGCGCCCGCTGGTGGTCGCCCTGCTGAGCGAGGGAGGCCAGGACCCGCGCGAGCACCCGGAAAACCGGGACGTGACGGCCCTGGCGTCGGCGTTGTGGCCGCTGCTGGCCGACCTGGGGAAGGTGCCGGTCGCCGACCGGGCCGGGGGACATTTAACCGCTCGGTAA
- a CDS encoding cytochrome bc complex cytochrome b subunit, with product MNQWLDDRLHISRLNDKFLRKAFPVHHSFFLGEITLFSLIVLILTGILLALSYEPSNSLVVNSFDPGTKANPNLVPAAFHSALKINAMPFGDMLRRIHHWMANIMVAAAVIHMMRIYFTGAFKKPREINWWIGMLLLIFASLTAVTGYILPYDNYAYNTVSVIYAITKSVPWVGDWAAQAAFAGRFPGDGIIPRIYGYHIMLLPGILLALTGAHMLIMIKQKHTQPQYAKRLAYKKIVGVPLMTQQTPIMLLLVLLFTGLVVLFSAFIPVHSVEYYGPPSTQAISSIKPDWYLLWVFGALAIIPGFEWEVLGGVISAEFVGAMVFPGIIMAAMFAVPMLDRSDENMYYAENPTNHPVRLAAGVAFMVMMVVLSVAGYKIELIQGGLLTTANANTILWILTIGLPVVSYFAVLGIVRMIRALREADERESLAHAHADD from the coding sequence ATGAACCAGTGGCTGGATGACCGTCTGCACATCTCGCGCCTGAACGACAAGTTCCTGCGCAAGGCCTTCCCCGTGCATCACTCGTTCTTCCTGGGCGAGATCACGCTGTTCAGCCTGATCGTCCTGATCCTGACCGGCATTCTGCTGGCGCTGTCGTACGAGCCCAGCAACTCGCTGGTCGTGAACTCCTTCGACCCCGGCACCAAGGCCAACCCGAACCTCGTGCCGGCCGCGTTTCACTCGGCGCTCAAGATCAACGCCATGCCCTTCGGGGACATGCTGCGCCGCATCCACCATTGGATGGCGAACATCATGGTGGCGGCCGCCGTCATTCACATGATGCGCATCTACTTCACGGGTGCGTTCAAGAAACCCCGCGAGATCAACTGGTGGATCGGCATGCTGCTGCTGATCTTCGCGTCCCTGACCGCCGTGACCGGCTACATCCTGCCCTACGACAACTACGCCTACAACACCGTCAGCGTGATCTACGCGATCACCAAGTCGGTGCCCTGGGTCGGCGACTGGGCCGCGCAGGCCGCCTTCGCGGGCCGATTCCCCGGCGACGGCATCATCCCGCGCATCTACGGCTACCACATCATGCTGCTGCCCGGCATCCTCCTGGCCCTGACCGGCGCGCACATGCTGATCATGATCAAGCAGAAGCACACCCAGCCGCAGTACGCCAAGCGCCTTGCTTACAAGAAGATCGTGGGCGTGCCGCTCATGACCCAGCAGACCCCCATCATGCTGCTGCTGGTGCTGCTGTTCACCGGTCTGGTCGTGCTGTTCAGCGCCTTCATTCCCGTGCACTCGGTCGAGTACTACGGCCCGCCCAGCACCCAGGCGATCAGCTCCATCAAGCCCGACTGGTACCTGCTGTGGGTCTTCGGCGCCCTGGCCATCATTCCCGGCTTCGAGTGGGAGGTTCTGGGTGGCGTGATCAGCGCCGAGTTCGTGGGCGCGATGGTCTTCCCCGGCATCATCATGGCCGCCATGTTCGCCGTGCCCATGCTGGACCGCAGCGACGAGAACATGTACTACGCCGAGAACCCCACCAACCACCCGGTGCGACTGGCGGCGGGCGTGGCCTTCATGGTCATGATGGTCGTCCTGTCGGTCGCGGGCTACAAGATCGAACTGATCCAGGGTGGCCTGCTGACCACCGCGAACGCCAACACCATCCTGTGGATCCTGACCATCGGCCTGCCGGTCGTGAGTTACTTCGCGGTGCTGGGCATCGTGCGCATGATCCGCGCCCTGCGTGAAGCCGACGAGCGCGAAAGCCTCGCCCACGCCCACGCCGACGACTGA
- a CDS encoding response regulator transcription factor yields the protein MIRVLLVDDHALFRQGLRSLLESEGMRVIGEAANGREAIRYAADTHPDVILMDIQMPELDGVKATQSILEIDPAARVIMITMYRQDRYVFEAVKAGARGYVLKDADATTLLDVIRRVAAGEALLDADMAQNVLDDFRDKREELPSEKHADLNERETMILKLLAQGFSNQDIALRLDISEKTVRNRLSEIFTKLQLNNRTQAALYAIREGIANLE from the coding sequence ATGATTCGCGTGTTGCTCGTGGACGATCACGCGCTGTTCCGTCAGGGACTGCGCAGCCTGCTGGAATCCGAGGGGATGCGCGTCATCGGGGAGGCCGCCAACGGCCGTGAGGCGATCCGGTACGCCGCCGACACCCACCCGGACGTGATCCTGATGGACATTCAGATGCCGGAACTCGACGGGGTCAAGGCCACGCAGAGCATCCTGGAGATCGACCCGGCGGCGCGGGTGATCATGATCACCATGTACCGGCAGGACCGCTACGTGTTCGAGGCGGTCAAGGCCGGAGCGCGCGGGTACGTCCTCAAGGACGCCGACGCGACCACGCTGCTCGACGTGATCCGGCGGGTCGCGGCGGGCGAGGCGCTGCTGGACGCCGACATGGCCCAGAACGTCCTGGACGACTTCCGGGACAAGCGTGAGGAACTGCCCAGCGAGAAGCACGCCGACCTGAACGAACGCGAGACCATGATCCTGAAGCTGCTGGCTCAGGGATTCTCGAACCAGGACATCGCGCTACGCCTGGACATCAGCGAGAAGACGGTCCGGAACCGCCTCAGCGAGATCTTCACGAAACTGCAACTGAACAACCGCACGCAGGCGGCGCTGTACGCCATCCGCGAGGGAATCGCGAATCTCGAATGA
- a CDS encoding Rieske 2Fe-2S domain-containing protein, giving the protein MTRYKKQDPEITRRKFINAALGAGAAVGTVSLVTTLGAAKPAFRLTPDKAPPQKGDILVHADASKEGQPIKISELSEQGVAAWPMGKDAEGNNVIRKTEPNNQLAVFRFEQGGFKEPGKDDHAELKLDGIIDGQIVAYSNKCTHAGCAVPNDPNDATKLFCPCHSGQYDVLQGCKVIGGPPLRAMPQLPIKLENDQLVVTETFVSAPYGFLNEADWEQYREQVKEILG; this is encoded by the coding sequence ATGACGCGTTACAAGAAGCAGGATCCTGAAATCACCCGCCGTAAATTCATCAACGCGGCCCTCGGCGCCGGCGCGGCCGTCGGAACGGTCAGCCTGGTCACCACGCTGGGCGCCGCCAAACCCGCCTTCCGCCTCACGCCCGACAAGGCCCCCCCGCAGAAAGGCGACATCCTGGTGCACGCCGACGCCAGCAAGGAAGGTCAGCCGATCAAGATCTCGGAACTGAGCGAGCAGGGTGTCGCCGCGTGGCCGATGGGCAAGGATGCCGAGGGCAATAACGTCATCCGTAAGACCGAGCCGAACAACCAGCTGGCCGTGTTCCGTTTCGAGCAGGGCGGTTTCAAGGAACCCGGCAAGGACGATCACGCCGAGTTGAAGCTGGACGGCATCATCGACGGTCAGATCGTCGCCTATTCGAACAAGTGCACGCACGCCGGGTGCGCCGTCCCGAACGACCCCAACGACGCCACCAAGCTGTTCTGCCCCTGCCACTCCGGACAGTACGACGTGCTGCAGGGATGCAAGGTCATCGGCGGGCCGCCCCTGCGCGCCATGCCGCAGCTGCCGATCAAGCTCGAGAACGACCAGCTGGTCGTGACCGAAACGTTCGTGTCGGCACCCTACGGCTTCCTGAACGAGGCTGACTGGGAACAGTACCGTGAGCAGGTCAAGGAGATCCTCGGATGA
- a CDS encoding iron-sulfur cluster assembly accessory protein: protein MTATTTQETSGGVPAREISISEFGAQKAQSILAGSGKENAGVRVFIKSGGCSGYQYGMAIDDRELEGDLIVVDRGVKLLVDRMSLPLLRGSEVDFVENMMGGGFTVNNPNATSACGCGSSFRTDGSQSPDGEGSGGCSSH from the coding sequence ATGACCGCGACGACCACCCAGGAAACCAGCGGCGGCGTGCCCGCCCGTGAAATCAGCATCAGCGAATTCGGCGCGCAGAAGGCTCAGAGCATTCTTGCGGGCAGTGGCAAGGAGAACGCGGGCGTGCGCGTGTTCATCAAGAGCGGCGGGTGTAGTGGCTACCAGTACGGCATGGCCATCGACGACCGCGAACTGGAAGGCGACCTGATCGTGGTGGACCGCGGCGTGAAGCTGCTCGTGGACCGCATGAGCCTGCCGCTGCTGCGCGGCAGCGAGGTGGACTTCGTCGAGAACATGATGGGCGGCGGCTTCACCGTGAACAACCCCAACGCCACGTCCGCCTGCGGTTGCGGCTCCTCGTTCCGCACCGACGGCTCGCAGTCGCCGGACGGCGAAGGCTCGGGCGGCTGCTCCAGCCACTGA
- a CDS encoding DdrH has protein sequence MTNPYAEWFEQLRSEYGEQLRAMPLPDGLPEHLRTLINAKDEDAIQFMVKLAWQFGAQVGYAAGTRQGDTPAANIPSTPRVQA, from the coding sequence ATGACGAACCCGTATGCCGAGTGGTTCGAGCAGCTTCGCAGCGAATACGGCGAGCAGCTCCGGGCCATGCCCCTTCCTGACGGCCTGCCGGAACACCTGCGGACCCTGATCAACGCCAAGGACGAGGACGCCATCCAGTTCATGGTCAAACTGGCGTGGCAGTTCGGCGCGCAGGTCGGGTACGCCGCCGGCACCCGCCAGGGCGACACGCCCGCCGCGAACATCCCCAGCACCCCGCGCGTCCAGGCCTGA
- a CDS encoding cytochrome c, producing the protein MERNDAVMPWVAIVSAAIMWIILLFLFNKETAPEPVVVDPAVVANISKEYPTVGKTVYEGNCAGCHGAEGQGGAGPALAGNEKIVQDPVYVHTIVTKGKGAMPAFGQLAENEVYAVANYVLNSFGNKIEEPLTPATVAAGQSKIDPEVLKNRSRFVPDHIKLPEIFLGTFVMVLLTYGLIGLYSVWAEGQELHPGIHKVRSTPLATLAMITSIAMTVLFSVLFVRQMITDFAGWAAAEPVMPNVTAEGFYAAMILLSLAASLALYKKYFMDGEVLVEDASGEFPW; encoded by the coding sequence GTGGAAAGAAACGACGCTGTCATGCCCTGGGTCGCCATCGTAAGTGCGGCCATCATGTGGATCATTCTGCTGTTCCTGTTCAACAAGGAAACGGCACCTGAACCTGTGGTGGTAGACCCGGCGGTCGTGGCGAACATCAGCAAGGAATACCCCACCGTGGGTAAAACGGTCTACGAAGGCAACTGCGCCGGCTGTCACGGTGCCGAAGGTCAGGGTGGGGCCGGTCCCGCGCTGGCCGGCAACGAGAAGATCGTCCAGGATCCCGTGTACGTGCACACCATCGTCACCAAGGGCAAGGGGGCCATGCCGGCCTTCGGACAGCTCGCGGAGAACGAAGTGTACGCCGTCGCGAACTACGTCCTGAACTCCTTCGGGAACAAGATCGAGGAACCCCTGACCCCCGCGACCGTCGCGGCCGGCCAGAGCAAGATCGACCCCGAAGTGCTCAAGAACCGCAGCCGCTTCGTGCCGGACCACATCAAACTGCCCGAGATCTTCCTGGGCACCTTCGTGATGGTCCTGCTCACCTACGGCCTGATCGGCCTGTACAGCGTGTGGGCTGAAGGTCAGGAACTGCACCCCGGCATTCACAAGGTGCGCTCCACGCCCCTGGCGACCCTTGCCATGATCACCAGCATCGCTATGACCGTGCTGTTCAGCGTGCTGTTCGTGCGGCAGATGATCACAGACTTCGCCGGATGGGCTGCGGCCGAACCGGTCATGCCCAACGTGACCGCCGAAGGCTTCTACGCCGCCATGATCCTGCTGTCCCTGGCCGCCAGCCTGGCGCTGTACAAGAAGTACTTCATGGACGGCGAGGTTCTCGTCGAGGACGCCAGCGGCGAATTCCCCTGGTAA
- a CDS encoding ABC transporter permease, with translation MTTAVATPAAPPAKSRSTLQIALRRLRRHKAAMVSLMVIAALILMAIFAPLIAPYDPNAQDLEGIYSPPSSQHLLGQDSLGRDLLSRIIYGSRVSLIVGFTVAIFSVGLGTIMGLLSGFLGGLVDTVISRFIELMLSIPELPLLLTLSALLLASDAPAIVALRQTPNASVFIIIGIFTFFGWMGTARLVRGEVLKLKNLEYVDAARALGARNARIMFRHLVPNVVAVIIVNGTLAVGGAILGEAALSFLGFGIQPPVSTWGNMLSNANEVVLEHPYLAFWPGLAILITVLSFNFLGDGLRDAFDPKSRL, from the coding sequence ATGACCACCGCTGTTGCCACCCCGGCCGCCCCGCCCGCCAAGAGCCGCTCGACCCTGCAGATCGCCCTGCGCCGCCTGCGCCGCCACAAGGCCGCCATGGTCAGCCTGATGGTGATCGCCGCGCTGATCCTGATGGCGATCTTCGCGCCGCTGATCGCGCCCTACGACCCGAACGCCCAGGACCTGGAAGGCATCTACTCGCCGCCCAGTTCGCAGCACCTGCTGGGGCAGGACAGCCTGGGCCGCGACCTGCTGTCGCGCATCATCTACGGCAGCCGCGTCAGCCTGATCGTGGGCTTCACGGTCGCCATCTTCAGCGTCGGCCTGGGCACCATCATGGGCCTGCTGTCCGGCTTTCTGGGCGGACTGGTCGATACCGTCATCAGCCGTTTCATCGAGCTGATGCTGTCCATCCCGGAACTGCCGCTGCTGCTGACCCTCAGCGCCCTGCTGCTCGCCAGTGACGCCCCGGCCATCGTGGCGCTGCGACAGACGCCGAACGCCAGTGTGTTCATCATCATCGGGATCTTCACGTTCTTCGGCTGGATGGGCACCGCCCGCCTCGTGCGCGGCGAGGTCCTGAAACTCAAGAACCTGGAGTACGTGGACGCCGCCCGCGCGCTGGGCGCCCGCAACGCCCGCATCATGTTCCGTCACCTCGTGCCGAACGTGGTCGCCGTGATCATCGTGAACGGCACCCTGGCAGTCGGCGGCGCGATCCTGGGCGAGGCGGCCCTGTCGTTCCTGGGCTTCGGCATCCAGCCGCCCGTCAGCACCTGGGGCAACATGCTCTCGAACGCCAACGAGGTCGTGCTGGAGCATCCCTACCTGGCGTTCTGGCCCGGACTGGCGATCCTGATCACCGTGCTGTCCTTCAACTTTCTGGGTGACGGCCTGCGCGACGCCTTCGACCCCAAGAGCCGCCTGTAA
- a CDS encoding ABC transporter permease, which yields MGTYALRRVIQMIPLLLVISLVIFGLTALQPGDPVDQLVFGNSNITPEDIARLRAAYGLDQPWITRYFFWLQQAVTGNFGYSQDFGIPALEYIFQNRLPNTLLLTVPALVISTLIAVPLGIFSAVRQYSVLDYVLTFFAFVAVSAPVFWVGALALYFFAIYLPQLTGGVLSLPPGGLGGDVPPEAGWWAVTLDKLKYLLLPLMILMLREIAVTMRFMRANMLETLTQDYVRTARAKGLADRRVLYKHALRNAVTPIVTIMGLSIPGLFGGAVITETVFSWPGMGKAILDALVTKDFNVVMVCLMMLALLTVVFQLLTDLAYALVDPRIRYS from the coding sequence ATGGGAACCTACGCACTACGACGAGTGATTCAGATGATTCCGCTGCTGCTGGTGATCAGCCTCGTGATCTTCGGCCTGACCGCCCTGCAACCCGGCGACCCGGTCGATCAGCTGGTGTTCGGCAACAGCAACATCACCCCCGAGGACATCGCCCGCCTGCGCGCCGCGTACGGCCTGGACCAGCCCTGGATCACCCGCTACTTCTTCTGGTTGCAGCAGGCCGTCACCGGGAACTTCGGGTACTCGCAGGACTTCGGGATTCCCGCGCTGGAGTACATCTTCCAGAACCGCCTGCCGAACACGCTGCTGCTGACCGTGCCGGCGCTGGTGATCAGCACCCTGATCGCCGTGCCGCTGGGGATCTTCAGCGCCGTGCGGCAGTACTCGGTGCTGGATTACGTCCTGACCTTCTTCGCGTTCGTGGCGGTCAGCGCCCCGGTGTTCTGGGTGGGTGCGCTGGCCCTGTACTTCTTCGCGATCTATCTGCCGCAGCTGACGGGCGGGGTGCTGTCCCTGCCGCCGGGCGGTCTGGGCGGCGACGTGCCCCCGGAAGCCGGGTGGTGGGCGGTGACGCTGGACAAACTGAAGTACCTGCTGCTGCCGCTGATGATCCTGATGCTGCGCGAGATCGCCGTGACCATGCGCTTCATGCGCGCCAACATGCTCGAAACGCTCACGCAGGACTACGTCCGCACTGCCCGCGCCAAGGGACTGGCGGACCGCCGGGTGCTGTACAAGCACGCGCTGCGCAACGCCGTGACCCCCATCGTGACCATCATGGGCCTGAGCATTCCCGGCCTGTTCGGCGGCGCTGTCATCACCGAGACCGTGTTCTCCTGGCCCGGCATGGGTAAGGCCATCCTGGACGCGCTGGTCACCAAGGACTTCAACGTGGTGATGGTCTGCCTGATGATGCTGGCCCTGCTGACCGTCGTGTTCCAGCTGCTCACCGACCTCGCCTACGCCCTCGTCGATCCCCGGATCCGGTACTCCTAA
- a CDS encoding peptide ABC transporter substrate-binding protein — protein MKKTFALTAFLLGAALAGPANNSLVVGTSQEPPNIYDPWNTNNLAITSEVNGYMGADLIGLDDDGEPYADIATRVPSIANGDYKIVKDAKGDVIRNSVTYTIRKDAKWSDGTPIKIADFQFWLKLINDDRVPVPDRSPWNRAKITTADSDTFTITYEPPYLFADQTSPDLAPSHVMSAAWNAFDAKTKNEKDAKVTNEEWKKFISAYTTARNLPKVVAGPFKPTAWRSGNSLTMTRNPNYWGHPKDQDKYVQTITYRFIPNTNTLKVNILSGQLDAVSAVGLTFDQGVDLAKTERGKYKTYFVPGAVWEHIDVNTRGQRSKDLDLDDPRMRQALLYAIDRDALTKALFQGRQAVSNSWVNPISKLYKKDVNDYNLNVARAKQLFAALGWTPGSDGILQKGGKKLTLNFSTTAGNTIRERVQQILQAQWKAVGVQVNIQNYPASVIFGPDFLSKGESGKWDLAMYAWTGNPIFEEGNLFKGESIPTAANGYAGQNNPGWNNAEFNRLQKQAQVEFNLADRIKLFDRMQGIWNSELPALPLYYRVNVYTKVPGLANYTFSAYTLYPSWNAAKIGWTSKGVAEEYKQK, from the coding sequence ATGAAAAAGACCTTTGCCCTTACTGCATTCCTCCTCGGCGCCGCACTCGCAGGACCTGCTAACAACAGCCTCGTCGTGGGCACGTCGCAGGAACCGCCGAACATCTACGACCCCTGGAACACCAACAACCTCGCCATCACCAGCGAAGTCAACGGGTACATGGGCGCCGACCTGATCGGCCTGGATGACGACGGCGAACCCTACGCCGACATCGCCACCCGCGTGCCCAGCATCGCCAACGGCGACTACAAGATCGTCAAGGACGCCAAGGGCGACGTGATCCGCAACAGCGTCACGTACACCATCCGCAAGGACGCCAAGTGGAGCGACGGTACGCCCATCAAGATCGCCGACTTCCAGTTCTGGCTGAAGTTGATCAACGACGACCGCGTGCCGGTCCCTGACCGCTCCCCATGGAACCGCGCCAAGATCACCACCGCCGACAGCGACACCTTCACCATCACCTACGAGCCGCCCTACCTGTTCGCCGACCAGACCAGCCCCGACCTGGCCCCCAGTCACGTCATGAGCGCCGCCTGGAACGCCTTCGACGCCAAGACCAAGAACGAGAAGGACGCCAAGGTCACCAACGAGGAGTGGAAGAAGTTCATCTCCGCGTACACCACCGCCCGCAACCTGCCCAAGGTCGTGGCCGGACCCTTCAAACCCACCGCCTGGCGCAGCGGCAACAGCCTGACCATGACCCGCAACCCCAACTACTGGGGGCACCCCAAGGATCAGGACAAGTACGTGCAGACCATCACGTACCGATTCATCCCGAACACCAACACCCTGAAAGTCAACATCCTGTCCGGGCAGCTCGACGCGGTCAGCGCCGTCGGCCTGACCTTCGACCAGGGCGTGGACCTGGCCAAGACCGAGCGTGGCAAGTACAAGACCTACTTCGTGCCCGGCGCCGTCTGGGAGCACATCGACGTGAACACCCGCGGCCAGCGTTCCAAGGACCTGGACCTCGACGATCCCCGCATGCGTCAGGCGCTGCTGTATGCCATCGACCGTGACGCCCTGACCAAGGCGCTGTTCCAGGGCCGTCAGGCCGTGTCGAACAGCTGGGTCAACCCCATCAGCAAGCTGTACAAGAAAGACGTCAACGACTACAACCTGAACGTCGCCCGTGCCAAGCAGCTGTTCGCGGCGCTCGGCTGGACGCCCGGCAGCGACGGCATCCTGCAGAAGGGCGGCAAGAAACTCACGCTGAACTTCTCCACCACCGCCGGCAACACCATCCGCGAGCGCGTGCAGCAGATCCTGCAGGCCCAGTGGAAGGCCGTGGGCGTGCAGGTCAACATCCAGAACTACCCCGCCAGCGTCATCTTCGGGCCGGACTTCCTGAGCAAGGGCGAGAGCGGCAAGTGGGACCTCGCCATGTACGCCTGGACCGGCAACCCCATCTTCGAGGAAGGCAACCTGTTCAAGGGTGAAAGCATCCCCACCGCTGCCAACGGCTACGCCGGCCAGAACAACCCCGGCTGGAACAACGCCGAATTCAACAGGCTCCAGAAGCAGGCGCAGGTCGAATTCAACCTCGCCGACCGCATCAAGCTGTTTGACCGCATGCAGGGCATCTGGAACAGCGAACTGCCCGCCCTGCCGCTGTACTACCGCGTGAACGTGTACACCAAGGTTCCCGGACTGGCGAACTACACCTTCAGCGCCTACACCCTGTACCCCAGCTGGAACGCCGCCAAGATCGGCTGGACCAGCAAGGGCGTCGCAGAGGAGTACAAGCAGAAGTAA